The nucleotide window CGGGCAGCTGCACCTGGACGACGCCTTCGGCAAGACCTGGGCGGATGCCGACACCGGCCGCATCGAGCACACGCTGTCGGCCCCCGACGGTCGAAGCGTCTCGATCACGGCCGACCCCGATTTCGCGTTCGTGCAGGTGTACACGACGCGGGGGTTCCCCGGCGAGGACGGCGACACGGCGATCGCGATCGAGCCGATGACCGCGCCGGCCGATGCGTTCAATTCCGGCCGCGGCCTACGCTGGCTCGGACCGGGCGAGCAGTGGGAGCTCTCCTGGGGGATCCGCTTCGCCGGGTTCACGCCCGCCGAGCGCTGAGACGCTGCCTCGTTCCGAGGCGGGTCTCGGCGCGAAGCGCCGGCCTCAGCCCACGCAGCTGCCCGAACCGACCTGCTCGCTGAGCGACGGCGCCTCTGCGGCCAGCGGCGCCAGCTCCGACATCGGCACCGCATAGCCGACGTTGTCGACCGTCTCCGACTTGGCGAAGATCACGCCGGCGACGTCGCCGTCCATCGTCAGCAGCGGCCCGCCCGAGTTGCCGTGCTGCACGGTCGCGGCGAGCGTGATGACCTCCCGCGACGACTGCACGCCGTCGGATTCGACGAGGAGCGAGCCGGTGGACATCACTTCGGCCGCGCCGAGGGTGAACGGGCCGCCGAAGGGGTAGCCGGCGACGGCTGCGGGCGATCCGTCGCCGAGGGCGTCGGCGAGGTCGAGGGCGTCGGCGTCGAGGCCCGGTGCGGCGATGACGGCGAGGTCGTGCTCGGGGTCGAAGGCGACGACGCGGCCGGCGACGGGATCTTCGCCGGGGGCTTCGATGATGGGTTCGTCGACGCCGGCGACGACGTGCGCGTTCGTGACGACCCGGTCGTCGGCGACGACGAATCCCGAGCCCGACAGGTTCTGCCCGCACTGGAAGGCGTTGCCGGTGACCCGCACGACCGAGTCGGTCGCGGTGACGAGCGCGGGGTTGTCGAGGGCGAAGTCGGGCAGGGCGGGCGCGGTCTTCGGCCCGCCGAGCACTTCGGTCAGCCACGGCAGCGCCTGCTCGGTCGCGGCGCCGCGCACCTCGGCGATGAAGCGCTGGGCGGGTTCGGGGGTGATCGCCTCGATGCTCCGCAGCACCCATGACGACGACAGTGCCGGCGAGAGCACGGGCACGGCCATCGCCCGCACGCCCGTGCCGACGAGCATGACGACGAGGGCGGTGACGAGCAGGTTGCCGACGGCGCCGAGGATGCGGTCCAGCATCCCGAGCTTGACGGCCTTCGCCCCGCGTCGCAGTGTTCGGCCGACGGCCGCGCCGAGCCAGCTGCCGATGATGAGCAGCAGCACGGCGACCGCGATGGATGCCGCGACGCGCCACTCGGGGAACGGGATCCACGACATCGTCAGCGGCATGACGAAGAACGCGGCGATGCCGCCGGCGACGAGCCCGACGAGGCCGGCCGCGGTGCGCAGGAGCCCGGCGCGGAACCCGTTGACGAGCGCGCCGATGAAGACGAGGACGATGACGACGTCGATGAGCAGGGTCCAGGCCACGGGCGGGTCCTCTCGGGCGGAGCGGGGGTTCCAGCCTCGCGCACGATCCTCCACGAGCGCTGGGGGATACCGGCGGGTTCCCTTGTGGCTTCCGGCATCCATCGTCGGCGGATGCGCGGGGTTCGGGTAGGGTGCTGACCGCTGGCCGTGCCGCCGCGCACGGCAGGAGGGATCGTGATGCGCGTCGGAATGATGCTGAACTACGCGGGCGGCTTCCGCGAGGCCGCGGACGAGGTCGCCCGGCTCGAGGAGGCCGGCGTGGACCTCGTGGTGGTGCCGGAGGCGTACTCCTTCGATGCGGTGAGCCAGCTCGGCTTCCTCGCCGCCCGCACGAGCCGGATGGAGCTGGCCAGCGGCATCCTGCAGACGTACACGCGCACGCCGACGCTCACCGCGATGACGGCCGCCGGCCTCGACTTCGTTTCGGACGGCCGCTTCACGCTGGGGCTCGGCGCGTCGGGCCCGCAGGTCGTCGAGGGCTTCCACGGGGTGCCGTACGACGCGCCGCTGACCCGGATGCGCGAGATCATCGAGATCTGCCGCATGGTGTGGCGTCGCGAACCGGTCGTCTACGAGGGCCGCAAGTACCGCATCCCGTTGCCGGAGGGCGAGGGCACGGGCCTCGGCAAGCCGCTGAAGCTCATCAACCGTCCGGTGCGCGAGCGCATCCCGATCATCGTCGCCGCGCTCGGTCCGAAGTCGGTGGCGCAAACCGCCGAACTCGCCGAGGGCTGGCAGCCGATGTTCTTCAGCCCCGAGGGCGCCGATGCCGTATGGGGCGGGCCGCTTGCGGCGGGCCTGGCGAAGCGCGATCCGTCCCTCGGGCCGCTGGATGTGATCGCGGCCCCGCCGTTGGCGATCACCGACGCGCCCGAGCGCGCCTACCCCTTCGTGAAGCCGACCCTCGCGCTCTATATCGGCGGTATGGGCGCGCGCGGCAAGAACTTCTACCACGAGCTCTTCACCGGCTTCGGGTACGGGGCCGAGGCCGATCGCATCCAGGACCTCTACCTCGACGGCCGCAAGGACGAGGCGATCGCCGCCGTCACCGACGAGATGGTCCGCGCGGTCTCGCTCATCGGTCCGCCCGCCGAGATCGCCGACCGTGTCGCGGCCTTCCGCGAGGCGGGCGTGACGACCCTCGCGGTGACGACGCTCGCGCAGACGGGCGAGGAGCGCGTGCGGCTCATGTCGGCCTTCCGCGAGATCGTCGGCTGACGGCGAGCGGATGCCCCGGCGCGGTGGATGCCGGGGCGATCCGAAACGGTGGGCCCCGTGGGGCTCGAACCCACGACCCGCGGATTAAAAGTCCGCTGCTCTGCCAACTGAGCTAGAGGCCCGCCCGTCCACGATACCGTGAGCGGGCACTGCCTATCTCACACGGGTGCGCCTGCCCGGCGGAACGCCGCATACGCCCAGACGGCCAGCAGCATCGGATCGGCGCCCGCCTGCACCCGACCGGCAACACCGTCAAGACGCATGTCGCCGCGATCCTCGCCGAGCTCGGATTGCGCGATCGCGGGCACGCCGTCATCTGGGCGTACGAAGCACGGCCTCGCCGACCGCGACGCCCCGCCTCCGCCCGGCCCGCACGGGTAGGGTGGGGCGGATGGCCGCCGACTTCCACCGTCCGACCCGGTTCCCGCCGGGGATGTTCGAGTCGTACATCGGCTCGGAGGACCCGGCGGAGCTGAGCCGTGCCGCCCACGACACGGCCGCGGCGGTCCTTTCGCGCGTGCGCGAGGATCCCGACCCCGAGATCGTCGACCGTCTCGTCCGCTACACCGACGAGCACGGCATCGACGCGATCGCCGAACTCTGGTCGCAGTCGCCCGCCAAGACGCTGCCGGGGGCGCTCTGGCGCATCTACCTGCTGCGCACCCTCATCCGGCAGGACGCGGAATCGGTCGCCTACGCCTTCCGTCGCGGCAGCGAGGTGTCCACGACGATCGACCAGGTCGTCGCAGGGGCGGCGACCCCGACGGGCCCGGCCGAGGTGCGCGAGCTCGCCGACCGCATCCTCCGCGGGCTCTTCACGGGCGACTTCGCCGTCGCCCTCGACCGGGCGTCGTCGTTCTGCCGGGTCGCCTCGGCCGGGTTCACGAGCCTCGCCGACGATGCGGATGCCGCGGATGCCGTGCACGAGCACCGCCCCCGCGAACTGACCCGCCGGGCCCTCCGCCTGGCCGAACTCGCCGACGAACTCGCCGCCTGCGCGCGCCTCTGGCGCCGCGAGTCCCTCGACTGACCGCGCCGCGGCATCCACCCGCCCCGCCGTGCGACCCCCGCGCGCACCTGCCGTCCGCGGCGACGCGCCCGGGAATAGCCGTGCAGCACCCTCCGTTACACTCGAATGGCCGGGCCGCAGTAACCCCGGGCTCCAAATTTCGCCGCTTCGAGCGGCCTCGCGCCGAGAGGCGTTCTGCGGCCCGGCTTTTCCATGCGCGTAGCATCGGAGCATGTCGCACACGGTCACGCTGCTCATCGAACCGCTGCCGGCGGACGTCGACGACATCGACCCCGATTCCACGTTCCATGCGGTCGCGCCGTCTGCTCCGGCGCTGCGCGTCGCCGAACTGTCCACGCAGCGCGGCGACGGCATCTTCGAGACGATCGCCGTGGTCGACGGCCACGCGCAGGAGGTCGGCCCGCACCTCGAGCGCCTCCGGGCATCCGCCCGCATCACCGACCTGCCCGAGCCGAACCTCGAGCAGTGGCGCCGGGCCATCCACCGCGCGGTCGGCGAACTGCCCGCGCAGGGCGAGTACTCGGTGAAGATCGTTCTCAGCCGTGGCATCGAGGGCGGCCCGACGCCGACGGCGTGGCTCATGGGCTTCCCGAGCGCCGACCACCGGGCCGCGCGCGAGCACGGCATCCGCGCCGTCACCCTCGACCGCGGCTACGACCACGGCGCCGCTGAGCGGGCCCCCTGGCTGCTGCTCGGCGCGAAGACCCTCTCGTACGCGGTCAACATGGCCGCCCTGCGCGAGGCGAAGCGCCGCGGCGCCGACGACGCGATCTTCGTCTCGAGCGACGGATACGTGCTCGAGGGCCCGACGTCCAGCGTCGTCATGCGCATCGGCGACGAGGTCGCGACGCCCGCGGCGACGGGGCAGATCCTGCCGGGCACGACCCAGCGTTCGCTGTTCTCCCACCTGGTGGATGCCGGATCCACCGCGACGGAGCGCGACATCCGAGCCGAAGAGCTCGCGCGCGCCGACGCCGTCTGGCTCGTCTCGAGCGTGCGGCTCGCCGTGCCCGTCGTGGAGCTCGACGGGCGGCCCGTGCCGTTCGACGCCGCCGAGACGGCCGCCTTCAACGCCTACCTGCTGAGCCCGCGCGACTGAGCGGCGCCCGCGGGCCGCCGCCAGTCGCCGCGCCCCTCAGTCGGTCGCGGCGATCACCGCCGCCGCGACCGCATCCGCGACCCCGGCCTCCAGCGGGCTCGGCACGATCCGCTCCGCGGTCGGCGCCTCGACCATGCCGGCGATGGCGGCCGCCGCGGCGAGCTTCATCTCCGTGGTGATGCGACGCGCCCCGGCGTCCAGCGCCCCGCGGAAGATGCCCGGGAAGGCGAGCACGTTGTTGATCTGGTTCGGGAAATCGCTGCGGCCGGTGGCGACGACCCGTGCGTGGCGTGCGGCGACCTCCGGGTGCACCTCGGGGTCGGGGTTCGAGAGGGCGAAGACGATGGCGTCCGACGACATCGCGGCGACGGCCTCCTCGGGCACGGTGCCGGAGGAGACGCCGATGAACACGTCCGCGCCGGCCAGGGCGACGTCGATGCCCCCGGTGAGTCCGCGCGGGTTCGTGCGCGAGGCGAGCCCGCACTTCACCCCATCGAGCTGCCGATCCGGTCCGAGGACGCCGCGCGAGTCGAGCACGACGAGATCCCGGACCCCGGCGTGCAGCAGCATCTCCGAGACGGCGACGCCTGCCGCCCCGGCACCCGAGACGACGATGCGGAGCGATTCGAGCGGGCGGCCGACGACGCGTGCGGCATTCGTGAGGGCGGCGAGGACGACGACGGCGGTGCCGTGCTGGTCGTCGTGCATGACGGGCATGTCGAGGGCCTCGATGAGCTTCGACTCGAGCTCGAAGCAGCGCGGCGCCGAGACGTCCTCGAGGTTCACCGCGCCGAAGCTCGAGCGCAGCCGCACGAGCGTCTCGACGATCTCGTCCACGTCGTTGGTCTCGAGCACGATCGGGATCGAGTTCAGGCCGCCGAAGCGGCGGAACAGCGCCGATTTGCCCTCCATTACGGGCAGAGAGGCGGATGCCCCGATGTCGCCGAGGCCGAGCACGGCGCTGCCGTCCGAGACGACCGCGACGAGCCGGCTCGCCCAGGTGTAGCTGCCGGCGGCGTCCGGCGCCTGCTCGATGGCGCGGCTGACCCGGGCGACGCCGGGCGTGTAGGCGATCGAGAGATCCCGCTGCGTTTCGAGCGGGGCGCTGAGGGCGATCTCGAGCTTGCCGCCCTCGTGCGCGGCGAAGATCTCGGCGTCGGTGAGGGAGATGGGGGAGCGGTCGGTGCGTGCGTGGATGCTCATCGCGAGCCTTTCGGTCGGCGGGGCGCACGCTGGCGCCCCGGACGGGCGGGGCCGGGTCGGCGCGCGAGCGGCCGTTGGGCGGGGCGTCGACTGCGGTTCGCTGGCGACCGTCGGTGTGCGACCGGTCGCGCTCTGGCTCGCCACGGGATGCGTCGCGAGGCCGGCGCGGAGGGTGTTCCGGGCGCCGGAGAGCCTCGACGCTAGCAGCGGCAGCGCGCCGGGGCATCCACTCGCGGGCCGTCGACCCGCGTAAGAACCCGCGATCTTTCGCTGAACGCAAGAAGCATCGGTTAGGGGAAGCGGTTGAGCATCCTGTGCACAAGATGTGTCGCGGCTGCAGCAGCGCTCGAAGCGGCTACGAGCCACCAGTCTCTGTCCGGGTCCCACGACGACAACGGGACCGCCCAGGGATCAGGTTCTGCCGCTCCGAATGCGAAACCCATCGCACCGCACACAAGAAAGTATCCGCACGGAATCACGAACGCGAGTGAGGGCCAACGGGTCGCCGCGCCCAGTGTGGCGAGAGAGGCGAACAGCAAGACGTTTCGGGCCGTGCCGGGGGCTGTGCCCTCAGCGAGCATCGACGCGAGCAACAGTGCAAGCAACGGTGGGAGCAGTGCTGCTCCCAGATCAGCCCAAGCCACCGAGACCTGCCTCCGCCCGACCAGTTCAAGGGTGGACCGACCGCGCGAGACCAGGACGTACCAGAACAAAGCAGGGAAAAGGGCCAACGTGAAGCCCAGGGGCACCATGACGATACCGCCGCGGAGGCTCGGAAAGGCGTAGCGGAAATCCTGGACAAGCAGGCTTATGCAAGCCAAGACGACGAAGGAGATCAGCCACCACGCGATGCCACGCGACTTAGCCCACAGCGTCATACGGCCGAGTACTGCGACATGATCGCCCGATATGCGGATTCTGCTCGCCCGAGCCCAGGACTGATTGAATCAGCCAGGTCGAGGAACTCGTCGATCGTTCCCTGATATCGTACTCGACCCTCGCTGAGTATGACTGTCTGCCGATAAACATCCTCGATGTCTTCTGTTTGGTGGGTCGAAACCACGATGCCGGTAGAAGGGGCGATCCGAAGCAGAGTTTGGCGCACGCTGGCCCGTTGTTCGGGATCTAGTCCAGCGTAGGGTTCATCCAGCAATAGTACTGCGGGATTGTTCACCAACGCTTGACCGATGCCGAGTCTACGACGTTGACCGCCAGAGAGACGGCTGGCTTTCCGGTTTGCAAGAGACGTCAGGTTTGCGGCTTCCATTGCCGCGGGTGCGGCTTTTCGAGCCGCGCGGATAGTCATCCCTTTCAGCCATCCCGAGTAAGCGATCTGCTGTGCAACCGTCATTCCTGGCACCACTGGGACGTCTTGAGGCAACCATCCGACCTCAGCCCTGCGCCTAGCCGGGCCGAGGTCTTCCCCTGTGCCTACTCGAATGCTGCCGCGGCGTGGCCGGAGCACCCCGGCCAAAAGACTTAGCAGGGATGTCTTGCCTGCGCCGTTCGGGCCGAGAAGCACGACCGGCCCTTCGGGTATTGCGATGTCTAGGGCACGGAATACGTCACGCTTTCCCGCATATCCGAACGAGAGACCTTTTACATCGATGAACATCACGAATCCTTGTCTGAGTCTGCGCAGATCGCTTGCGCCGTGAACCAACCTCGCGCAGATGATTCGGCATCGTTTACCGAGCGGATGGCGAGCATGTCGATCACCTGCTGACTCGAGAGCGCGGTGCCGACTTCCATGTTCACGCTAATGGCTTGGTCGGGTAGGACCCCGCTGGCATCGCCGCCCATGAGCATGGCGAGGGCATAGCCAGAGATCGTCTCAGGCGGGAGTTGTCCTTCGGCCCAATCGGATTCCGGGCAGGTGCGTGAGGATGCGATAACAGCGTCGGCATACGTCTTGATGATCGTGTCTCGCCCCGCCGTATCCACTACGCCGACGAGCGTCTCCGAATCTGGGCCTCGACCGTCCGCGTGGAGGATAGCTCCTGAAACCCGTGAAGGGATATCAATGTCGTGATCTGTTGCGGAGCGGTAGGCGTCTCTGAACGAGGCTTCGATGATGGTGGCATTCGAAGACGCCCATTGCTCTGGAAACAGGCATATCGAAGGATCGGTTCCTCGACAGACGAGGTCACTGGGTGTGCGCGCCGTTGCACCTGTAGGGCCCGTACCTGAGACGATCGTGAGGGCCGCAATCACTCCGGCGGAGAGCACGACTGCACTGCTGGGTGCTGTGACCGACCGATGGGTTCCTCCTGCCGTGAAGAGAAATGCGGCAATAGCGGCTAGCCCGACCAGGAGCGGGCCGAGAAGAGCCTTCCAGTCTGGCGCATAGGCGAAGCTGTCACAGCAGCCGAAGAGGGCATATCCGGTAATGTTCCGCCAGGAGACATTCTCAGGGTCGGTATTCGGATAGACGGCCCAAGCGAGTAGGCCGAAGAGTGCGAGGCCAGTGGCGAGAGGAGCCGGCAAGAGCATTCCTAGCGCAGCTCCGATACTGATCGCTGTGACGGTTTGCACGACCGCGACGACGAGGAGAAGCGCCGCGCTTGTGTTCGGGGGTGCGGGCAGGGCGATAGCGGATTGGAGAGCCAGGACGGAGATGAAGCCCAGCGCACATGCCCCGAAGAGCGGCCATGTGTACTCCCAGACGATCCGTACTGGCCATCGGACTCCGGCTCTCAATACAGCCGTGCTCTTGCGCATTCGGGTGCTGATCGTCCATGCGGCCGCTGCTGCAGCGATTGGAAGCGCGTACATGAAGCCGTCCGTGGTTCGCGCGACGTAGGCGGTCCAGGAAGGTTGGGGCGGGAATGGCTGGAGAATGCTGACCCAGACGTAGACCATGGCGAGGATCACGACGGGGGATGCCCAGTAGGCCGGCGTCGACCACCAGGGGACGACCGGGTGCAGCCGCATGGATGCTCCTTGAGGTTACTGTGGTGGAGTGGCGTCGGGTCATGTTCGAGATGACCCGACGCCACATGCTTCTCAGTGATTGATGACGACGCTGCTTGCGGAGAACAGATAGCTCCCCTTCGACCCGTGGTAGTAGCCGTTCGTGTCCGTGACCCCGTTGAGCTGGTAACGGAAGTTACCGGTGAGCCCTGATCCCCACGACATCGTGGTTCCGCAACTCGCCGTGCTGTTCCCGTACGAAATCGGGGCGAGGGAGCCGTTCTGCTTTTGGAACTGCATCTGCACCGTGCTGACGGTGTTCCCTGACCCGGTGAGGTAGGACCAGACGCAGCCGCTCATTCTGATGGACTGCGTCACGGACGCGGACGCCGTCCGGTACGGCCCGACGGTCCCAGTCGTCCAATCGGACATCGTGGTCGTGACCGTCGTGGCATTTGCCGCGGCTGCACCGCCCGCAACGAGCGCGACGGTGGCCACGACGGTGGCCAACGTTCGCTTCGGTTTCTTCGTGATGGATCCTCTCTCGCTGACCCCGGCCCGGGAATCGGCGCTCAGTGAACTGGCTTTGTACTTTGGTTGTTTCGCGACAACGGCACTTCCTGACATCGTTCGGTGGATCCTATGAAGGAACCGCCCCGTCAGGTCAGGGCGTGAGTGCTTCGCGTAGCCGTGCACGTGGATGTGATTCCACTGGAACGTCTAGTGCTCTGTCAACTTTCGGAATGCCCCCTGTCAGGGGGTGCCTCCGAGCGTCGGGCCCGCCATACCGTCTTTCACGACGGGTCGTGCTGACGAGCCGGCCCGTGGATAGTGGCGTGCTCATACTCGGGGACCTCGACCCCCTACCCGCCAACCGTCACCGGCGGCCCTAACCCCCCCACCGGATGTCCGAGGTTGGCCCGCTCAACGGCGCTGGTACACGCGCGGAACGCGGCGGCGAAATCAGCCGAAGCGCCCCGACACGTAGTCCTCGGTGGCCTGCACCGCGGGGTTCGAGAAGATCGTCGTGGTGTCGTCGTACTCGATGAGCTTGCCCGGCTTGCCGGTGCCGGCGATGTTGAAGAACGCGGTCTTGTCGGAGACGCGCGAGGCCTGCTGCATGTTGTGGGTGACGATGACGATCGTGTACTCGGTCTTCAGCTCCTCGATGAGGTCCTCGATCGCCAGCGTCGAGATCGGGTCCAGGGCCGAGCACGGCTCGTCCATGAGGATCACCTGCGGGCGCACGGCGATCGTGCGGGCGATGCAGAGGCGCTGCTGCTGCCCGCCGGAAAGCCCGGAACCGGGCCGGTCGAGGCGGTCCTTCACCTCGTTCCACAGGTTCGCCCCGCGCAGGGAGGTCTCGACGAGCTCGTCGGCGTCGGACTTCGTGATGCGGCGGTTGTTGAGCTTGACGCCGGCGAGCACGTTCTCCTTGATCGACATCGTCGGGAACGGGTTCGGCCGCTGGAAGACCATGCCGACCTGGCGGCGCACGAGCACAGGGTCGACCTCGGGGTCGTAGAGGTTGTCGCCGTCGATCAGCACCTCGCCCTCGACGCGGGCGCCGGGGATGACCTCGTGCATGCGGTTCAGGGTGCGCAGGAACGTCGACTTGCCGCAGCCGGAGGGGCCGATGAACGCGGTGACGCTGCGCGGCTCGATCGCGAGGTCGACGCCTTCGACGGCGAGGAACTTCGAGTAGTAGACGTTGAGATCGCGGACTTCGATGCGCTTGGACACGGGGGATTCCTTTGCTTGCGGGGTCAGCGGCCGAGTTTCGGCGCGAAGATGCGGGCGATGAGCCGGGCCACGAGGTTCAGCAGCATCACGATGAGGATGAGGGTGAGGGCCGCAGCCCACGCACGGTCGAGGTAGGCGTCGGCGGGGTTGCCCTGGTTGGCGTACTGCGTGTACACGAAGACAGGGATCGACTGCATGCGCCCGTCGAAGACGTTGTAGTTCATGCTCGCGGTGAAGCCGGCGGCGATGAGCAGCGGGGCGGTCTCGCCGATGACGCGCGAGATGGAGAGCATGATGCCGGTCGTGATGCCGGCGATGGAGGTCGGCAGCACGACCTTCATGATCGTCAGCCACTTCGGCACGCCGAGCGCGTAGGAGGCTTCGCGCAGCTCGTTCGGCACGAGCCGCAGCATCTCCTCGGAGGAGCGCACGACGACGGGGATCATGAGCACTGCGAGGGCGACGGCGCCGGCGATGCCGGTTCGGGTGCCGGGGCCGAGGAAGATCGCGAACAGCGAGTAGGCGAACAGGCCGGCCACGATCGAGGGGATGCCGGTCATCACGTCGACGAGGAAGGTGATGCCGCGGGCGAGGCGGCCGCGGCCGTATTCGACGAGGTAGATCGAGGTGAGCAGGCCGATCGGGATGGAGATCACCGCGGCGGCCCCGGTCATCAGCAGGGTGCCCATGACGGCGTGCAGGGCCCCGCCGCCCTCGCCGGTGACGTTGCGCATCGACATCGTGAAGAAGTCGGCGTCGAAACGTGCGGCGCCCAGGCCCACGACGGTGACGGTGACGGACACGAGCGGGATCATCGCGAGCAGGAACGCGCCGGTCACGAGCGCCGTCACGAGGCGGTCGAGTGCGCGGCGCCGCCCTTCGACGAGCAGCGAGAACACCCAGACGACGGGCACGTAGAGCACGGCGCCGACGACGAGGGTGCCGATCCAGTTGAAGGCGGATCCGTCGGCGAGGGCGACGATGCCGAAGACGATCGCGCCGAGCGCGAGGGTGGATCCGAGGATGATCCACGGGGCGCCGTTCGGCAGTTTGCCGGCCGTCAGCGAGTTGCGGATCGGCGCCGTCTGGCGGGCGGGTGCGGGTGCGGGTGCGGTGGCGGTCATCAGTTCGCTCCCGAGAAGTCTTTGCGGCGGTTCACGATCCAGCGGGCGACGGCGTTGACGGCGAAGGTCACGACGAAGAGGATGAGGCCGGTGGCGATGAGGACGTTGACGTTCAGCGCGTAGGCCTCGGGGAAGCTGAGGGCGATGTTCGCGGCGATCGTCGACGGGTTCGAGCTCGTGAACAGTTGGAGGGTGACCGCGCCGGTGGCCGAGAGCACCATCGCGACCGCCATCGTCTCGCCGAGGGCGCGGCCGAGCCCGAGCACGGAGGCCGAGACGATGCCGGGGCGGCCGAAGGGCAGCACCGCCATGCGGATCATCTCCCACCGGGTCGCGCCGAGCGCGAGGGCCGCCTCCTCGTGCAGCACGGGCGTCTGCAGGAAGACTTCGCGGCAGATGGCGGTCATGATCGGCAGCACCATGACGGCCAGCACCACGGCGGCGGTGAAGATGGTGCGGCCGGTGCCGGAGACGGGCCCGGCGAACAGCGGGAACCAGCCGAGGTGCTCGACGAACCAGCTGTAGACGGGTTGCACGGCCGGGGCGAGCACGCCGATGCCCCAGAGGCCGAAGACGACCGAGGGCACGGCGGCCAGCAGGTCGACGACGTAGCCGAGCACGGAGGCCAGGCGCCGCGGTGCGTAGTGCGAGATGAACAGGGCGATGCCGATCGAGACGGGCAGCGCCATGAGCAGGGCGATGAGCGCCGCCCAGACGGTGCCGAACAGGAGCGGCCAGACGTAGTCCCAGAAGTTCGTCGGCAGGATCGAGGCGTCCTCGCTCGTGGCGAAGAGGGCGGGGATCGACTGGACGATGAGGAAGATCGCGACGGCGGCGAGCGTGACGAGGATCAGCAGGCCCGCGAACACCGCCGAGCGCGAGAAGATGCGATCCCCGGGCCGCGGTTTCGCTTTCAGCG belongs to Agromyces archimandritae and includes:
- the pstC gene encoding phosphate ABC transporter permease subunit PstC; translation: MTSTAPLKAKPRPGDRIFSRSAVFAGLLILVTLAAVAIFLIVQSIPALFATSEDASILPTNFWDYVWPLLFGTVWAALIALLMALPVSIGIALFISHYAPRRLASVLGYVVDLLAAVPSVVFGLWGIGVLAPAVQPVYSWFVEHLGWFPLFAGPVSGTGRTIFTAAVVLAVMVLPIMTAICREVFLQTPVLHEEAALALGATRWEMIRMAVLPFGRPGIVSASVLGLGRALGETMAVAMVLSATGAVTLQLFTSSNPSTIAANIALSFPEAYALNVNVLIATGLILFVVTFAVNAVARWIVNRRKDFSGAN